The genomic stretch AAATGTTTCTGCCTGCGGAGCCTTGCCCAGGATCACGGTAGCAGATTGTTCTTTATTGTCCCTGCGATAGGCGATCACGATCTTGTCATCCGGCTTATGCGCTTTCACTGCTTTGACCACATCATCATGGGTTTTGATGGTTTCCTTATCGATCCTGGTAATGATATCTCCTTTTTTCAGGCCGGCCTTGCTGGCGCCACTGTTCTCGTTGAGGCTGGTGATGCGGGCGCCGCCGGGCGCTTCTTCAGTGGCTACACCGAGGAAGGCGCGGTTAGGATCCACGGTACCACCGCCATACAATTGGGCGCCGCCTTCATTGCCATCAAAGCGATGGAACTGGAGGACGTCAGGCCGCTGGCGGAAGGGGGAGGCGGTCTCATAATGGATGGTCCTGCCCCTGCGTATGCTGAGGTTCTCGTTATTGTAATCGGTGAGGGGTTTGCCGTTGACAAGTACTTCGCCGTCTTTGATCTCGATGGTGATCTTATCATCCTTGTCGGATTTTTTGCGGATGATGATCTCGTCGTACTGGCGGAACTTATCCTTTTCCACCGGTGCTTTGTCATTTTCTTCCTGGGCCATGGAAGCAGTGCCTGCCAGGAGGGCGGTGGTGGTCAGGGCGGCCAGTACCAATGCGTATCTTTTCATGGAACAAACTGTTTTAGGTTTTAACTACGTCAAGTTTCGTAGATCAAATATAGGGAAATATCCGAAATACGAAAATTTTCGGAAATGAGAATTTTGCTTTTAACGGATTGTTAGGAGAGGCGGCTATTTATGGTGTAAAATTTCCTCCATGAGACCGCTCAGGGAGATGGCGGTTATGCCTTCACCGAGCGGGAAGCGGTCAGTACCGGAATACACCACAAATCGTTTATCCGCCCCGATGTCTTCACAGCCGATATGAAAACCTTTGGAAAGCGCCGGGGAAGATTTTCTCTTTATTTCAATAGCCCATTTTTCTTTGGGAGAGAATTCCAGTACCAGGTCAATTTCTGCTCCGCCTGGCGTGCGGTAGTAAAAGGATTGTACTCTTGGCGGTGTTACCGACAGGATATTTTCAATAACGAACCCTTCCCAGCTGCCTCCTACCACCGGATGCCCCAATAGTTCATTGGTTTGATGGATATTCAAAAGACAATGGGTGATCCCACTATCACGTACATAGGTTTTCGGGGCTTTGACGAGGCGTTTGCTGATATTGGCTGACCAGGGCTGCAATCTTCTTACCAGTAACAGGTCTGTCATCAGGTCGAGGTAGCGGCCAATGGTTGTGCTGGATACTTCCAGGTTCCTTGCCAATACAGAGGCGTTCAGCGTAGCGCCCTGGTTGTGGGCCAGCATGGTCCAGAACCTTTCCAGTGTTTTGGCAGGTATGCGGGGACCGAGTTGTGGAATATCGCGTTCCAGGTAGGTCCTTATGAAATCTGCCCGCCAGTCAAAACTTTGTTCATTGTCTTTGGCCAGCAGGCTTTCCGGGAAGCCCCCGCGCAGCCAGAGGTTATTAATGTTTTCATCACCCTGGGCATATTCCAATGCATCGATAGCATGCAGTTCGAGATAGCTGATGCGGCCTGCCAGTGATTCGCTGGATTGCTGCAGCAGTTCCATGGAAGCTGAGCCCAGGAACAGGAACTGCCCGGTCTTGTTCCCTTTCCGCCTTTCTTTGTCGATAATGCCGCGTAGCGGCGC from Candidatus Pseudobacter hemicellulosilyticus encodes the following:
- a CDS encoding ATP-binding protein; amino-acid sequence: MITRRLETALQDALDRSPAVALMGPRQVGKTTLALDLSDQRPAIYLDLENRLDLQKVSDIAAFHEENQGKLIILDEIQRLPEIFAPLRGIIDKERRKGNKTGQFLFLGSASMELLQQSSESLAGRISYLELHAIDALEYAQGDENINNLWLRGGFPESLLAKDNEQSFDWRADFIRTYLERDIPQLGPRIPAKTLERFWTMLAHNQGATLNASVLARNLEVSSTTIGRYLDLMTDLLLVRRLQPWSANISKRLVKAPKTYVRDSGITHCLLNIHQTNELLGHPVVGGSWEGFVIENILSVTPPRVQSFYYRTPGGAEIDLVLEFSPKEKWAIEIKRKSSPALSKGFHIGCEDIGADKRFVVYSGTDRFPLGEGITAISLSGLMEEILHHK
- a CDS encoding PDZ domain-containing protein translates to MKRYALVLAALTTTALLAGTASMAQEENDKAPVEKDKFRQYDEIIIRKKSDKDDKITIEIKDGEVLVNGKPLTDYNNENLSIRRGRTIHYETASPFRQRPDVLQFHRFDGNEGGAQLYGGGTVDPNRAFLGVATEEAPGGARITSLNENSGASKAGLKKGDIITRIDKETIKTHDDVVKAVKAHKPDDKIVIAYRRDNKEQSATVILGKAPQAETFSFSGPEGGALTIPQLDGLRDLQFNLGDQFRGMGLNGRGGRLGIRAQDTEDGKGVKVLSVADESAAEKAGIKEDDVITQFDGKTVNSADELAAAAQEAREKQAVTVKLTRDGKSQTVELKTPKKLKTATL